A genomic segment from Micromonospora echinaurantiaca encodes:
- a CDS encoding DUF1697 domain-containing protein, translating to MHRYVALLRGVNVGGTKVAMTDLRRLVTDLGHADVRTYLQSGNVVFGSDVRDADRLARGIEQAIADELGATVPVLVRSGREMAAVAGGNPYAGREDDPTRLLVAFLATAPKPSAVDALAVPGGENVAFTVTGREVYLHFPDGGYGRSKFTNTYLEKKLGVVATTRNWRSVRALAELAAA from the coding sequence ATGCACCGGTACGTCGCCCTGCTGCGCGGGGTCAACGTCGGCGGGACGAAGGTCGCCATGACCGACCTGCGTCGGCTCGTCACTGACCTCGGGCACGCGGACGTGCGGACGTACCTGCAGAGCGGCAACGTCGTCTTCGGCAGCGACGTGCGCGACGCCGACCGGTTGGCCCGCGGCATCGAGCAGGCGATCGCCGACGAGTTGGGGGCGACCGTGCCGGTGCTGGTCCGCAGTGGCCGGGAGATGGCGGCGGTGGCGGGCGGGAACCCGTACGCCGGACGGGAGGACGACCCGACGCGGCTGCTGGTGGCCTTCCTCGCGACCGCGCCGAAGCCGTCCGCCGTGGACGCGCTGGCCGTGCCCGGCGGGGAGAACGTCGCGTTCACCGTCACCGGCCGGGAGGTCTACCTGCACTTCCCCGACGGCGGCTACGGCCGGTCGAAGTTCACCAACACGTACCTGGAGAAGAAGCTCGGCGTGGTGGCGACCACCCGCAACTGGCGGTCGGTCCGCGCCCTGGCCGAGCTGGCGGCGGCGTAG
- a CDS encoding helix-turn-helix transcriptional regulator, translated as MTRNCLRRAELAAFLRSRRERLRPAEVGLPDGVRRRTPGLRRQEVAQLAGMSVDYYIRLEQGRGPHPSRQVLSSLARALLLTRDEREYLFRVAGESPPPAAGPSREVPAGLRHLMDAMTETPAYLVDASYQILAWNRLATYFVGDLAAVPAADRNMVRWMFRMSDDAHWADPEVVHFARTTIADLRAAYGRYPRDRGLAELVTELLGTSPRFARLWAEHDVAERRLIVKRVPHPDLGLLEFECRVLHVPETDQRLIVYVPEPGSPTAATFRRLAERVAS; from the coding sequence ATGACCAGAAACTGCCTGCGCCGGGCGGAGCTGGCGGCGTTCCTGCGCAGCCGCCGGGAGCGGCTGCGCCCCGCCGAGGTGGGCCTCCCCGACGGGGTGCGCCGCCGCACGCCCGGGCTGCGCCGGCAGGAGGTGGCCCAACTGGCCGGCATGTCGGTCGACTACTACATCCGGCTGGAGCAGGGCCGCGGCCCGCACCCGTCCCGCCAGGTGCTGTCCTCGCTGGCCCGGGCGCTGCTGCTCACCCGGGACGAGCGGGAGTACCTGTTCCGGGTGGCCGGGGAGTCCCCGCCCCCGGCCGCCGGGCCCAGCCGGGAGGTTCCCGCCGGCCTGCGGCACCTGATGGACGCGATGACCGAGACCCCGGCGTACCTGGTCGACGCCAGCTACCAGATCCTGGCCTGGAACCGGCTGGCCACGTACTTCGTCGGGGATCTCGCGGCGGTGCCGGCCGCCGACCGCAACATGGTCCGCTGGATGTTCCGGATGTCCGACGACGCGCACTGGGCCGACCCCGAGGTGGTGCACTTCGCCCGCACCACGATCGCCGACCTGCGCGCCGCCTACGGCCGCTACCCCCGCGACCGGGGCCTCGCCGAGCTGGTCACCGAGCTGCTCGGTACCTCGCCCCGGTTCGCGCGGCTCTGGGCCGAGCACGACGTGGCGGAACGCCGCCTGATCGTCAAGCGGGTGCCGCACCCCGACCTCGGGCTGCTGGAGTTCGAGTGCCGGGTGCTGCACGTGCCGGAGACCGACCAGCGGTTGATCGTCTACGTCCCCGAACCGGGCTCGCCCACCGCGGCCACCTTCCGCCGGCTCGCCGAGCGGGTGGCCAGCTGA
- a CDS encoding MarR family winged helix-turn-helix transcriptional regulator: MPGADRLTTALDRVLELVVVLSDDMSRGLAREGLTTSRATLLWELRRNGPATQRDLADALGVAPRTVTGLVDGLVDTGFVTREPHPTDRRAFLVTFTEHGARTIAAMERDQRGFAELLFGGLPAERLDCFVAGLDDVLGRLREQGLSPEIREEDQ, encoded by the coding sequence ATGCCGGGCGCGGATCGGTTGACCACCGCGCTGGACCGGGTGCTCGAACTGGTCGTGGTGCTCAGCGACGACATGAGCCGGGGCCTGGCCCGGGAGGGGTTGACCACCTCCCGGGCCACCCTGCTCTGGGAGCTGCGCCGCAATGGCCCGGCCACCCAGCGCGACCTGGCCGACGCGCTCGGGGTCGCCCCGCGTACCGTCACCGGGCTGGTCGACGGCCTGGTCGACACCGGCTTCGTCACCCGCGAACCGCACCCCACCGACCGGCGCGCGTTCCTGGTCACCTTCACCGAGCACGGCGCCCGCACCATCGCGGCGATGGAGCGGGACCAGCGGGGCTTCGCCGAGCTGCTCTTCGGCGGGCTGCCCGCCGAGCGCCTGGACTGCTTCGTCGCCGGGCTGGACGACGTGCTGGGGCGGCTGCGCGAGCAGGGCCTCTCCCCCGAGATCCGCGAGGAGGACCAGTGA
- a CDS encoding GNAT family N-acetyltransferase codes for MTEVRIEPWREGDLDLLRRLNTPEVRAHTGGPETDEQVLARHERYVRFGDTGKGCMYAVLLPDGAAVGSVGYWEREWRGQQVYELGWAILPGHQGRGLATAAVRAAVAVVRDRRTLRWAHAYPSVDNAPSNAVCRKAGFTLLGETEFEYPPGHLMRSNDWRLDLAA; via the coding sequence ATGACCGAGGTACGGATCGAGCCGTGGCGCGAGGGCGACCTCGACCTGCTGCGGCGGCTCAACACGCCGGAGGTCCGGGCGCACACCGGCGGCCCGGAGACCGACGAGCAGGTCCTCGCCCGGCACGAGCGCTACGTGCGCTTCGGCGACACCGGCAAGGGCTGCATGTACGCGGTGCTGCTGCCCGACGGCGCCGCGGTGGGCAGCGTCGGCTACTGGGAGCGCGAGTGGCGGGGCCAGCAGGTCTACGAGCTGGGCTGGGCGATCCTGCCTGGGCACCAGGGGCGCGGGCTGGCGACCGCGGCGGTGCGCGCGGCGGTGGCGGTGGTCCGCGACCGGCGCACCCTCCGCTGGGCGCACGCCTACCCGTCGGTCGACAACGCCCCGTCGAACGCGGTCTGCCGCAAGGCCGGCTTCACCCTGCTCGGCGAGACCGAGTTCGAGTACCCGCCCGGGCACCTGATGCGCTCCAACGACTGGCGGCTCGACCTGGCGGCCTGA
- a CDS encoding helix-turn-helix domain-containing protein: MGEEMYSVEQVADRLGLHVRTVRGYIRSGRLRAVRIGKQYRIARTDLDALTGRPRPARPTTVVPAEVSSIVQVDGVDRATADRLGTLVLAAANTGSGGGQPLRVQTVHDEERNRMKIVILGGAAATAELLRLVDAVLDGDDGLLAGEAGDA, encoded by the coding sequence ATGGGTGAGGAAATGTACTCGGTCGAGCAGGTGGCCGACCGGCTCGGCCTGCACGTGCGGACCGTGCGCGGCTACATCCGCTCCGGCCGGCTCAGGGCGGTGCGGATCGGCAAGCAGTACCGGATCGCCCGCACCGACCTCGACGCGCTGACCGGGCGGCCGCGGCCGGCCCGGCCGACCACCGTCGTGCCGGCCGAGGTGTCGAGCATCGTGCAGGTCGACGGCGTCGACCGGGCGACGGCCGACCGGCTCGGCACGCTCGTGCTGGCCGCGGCGAACACCGGCAGCGGCGGCGGGCAGCCGCTGCGCGTCCAGACCGTCCACGACGAGGAACGGAACCGCATGAAGATCGTGATACTCGGCGGCGCCGCCGCGACCGCCGAGCTGCTGCGCCTGGTCGACGCCGTGCTCGACGGCGACGACGGCCTGCTGGCGGGGGAGGCCGGCGATGCCTGA
- a CDS encoding aldo/keto reductase — translation MRYRTIGTDPKTRREVSVLSLGAMLFGTATDEATSFAILDRYVEAGGTFIDTSDNYAFWLTGGQGGESEELLGRWRRSRGIGDEIVVATKLGARPLAPGTGYVDNPEGLSATVIREAAERSRERLGMAKLDLLYAHIEDHRVPLRETVAGFAELVAEGTVGLLGVSNHRAWRVERARSLAAAAGLPGYEVLQYHHTYLQRRADLPSELDRDGDVGSAGPDLISYLRAEPELALVAYSPLVRGAYTRPDKPLGAGYDLPSAPGRLAALEAVAKETGATVNQVVLAWLIDAEVPAIPLVGASSVAQLEESLAAVDLELTAEQRARLDAAR, via the coding sequence GTGAGGTACCGCACCATCGGCACCGACCCGAAGACCCGCCGCGAGGTGAGCGTGCTGAGCCTCGGCGCCATGCTGTTCGGCACCGCCACCGACGAGGCGACCTCGTTCGCCATCCTGGACCGGTACGTCGAGGCCGGCGGCACCTTCATCGACACCTCGGACAACTACGCCTTCTGGCTCACCGGCGGGCAGGGCGGGGAGAGCGAGGAGCTGCTCGGCCGGTGGCGGCGCAGCCGCGGGATCGGCGACGAGATCGTCGTCGCCACCAAGCTCGGTGCGCGGCCGCTGGCCCCCGGCACCGGCTACGTCGACAACCCGGAGGGGCTGTCGGCGACGGTGATCCGGGAGGCCGCGGAGCGCAGCCGGGAGCGGCTCGGCATGGCGAAGCTCGATCTGCTGTACGCGCACATCGAGGATCACCGGGTACCGCTGCGGGAAACCGTGGCGGGCTTCGCCGAGCTGGTCGCCGAGGGCACGGTCGGCCTGCTCGGGGTGAGCAACCACCGGGCGTGGCGGGTGGAGCGGGCGCGCAGCCTGGCGGCCGCCGCCGGGCTGCCCGGCTACGAGGTGCTCCAGTACCACCACACCTACCTGCAGCGGCGTGCCGACCTGCCGAGCGAGCTGGACCGGGACGGCGACGTCGGCTCGGCCGGCCCGGACCTGATCTCCTACCTGCGGGCCGAGCCGGAGTTGGCGCTGGTGGCGTACTCGCCGCTGGTGCGGGGCGCCTACACCCGCCCGGACAAGCCGCTGGGCGCTGGGTACGACCTGCCGAGCGCCCCCGGCCGGCTGGCGGCGCTGGAGGCGGTGGCGAAGGAGACCGGGGCGACGGTGAACCAGGTGGTGCTGGCCTGGCTGATCGACGCCGAGGTGCCGGCGATCCCGCTGGTCGGGGCGTCCTCGGTGGCCCAGCTGGAGGAGTCGCTGGCCGCGGTGGACCTGGAGCTGACCGCCGAGCAGCGGGCCCGGCTGGACGCGGCGCGGTAG
- a CDS encoding DUF4180 domain-containing protein — protein sequence MPDVLQQRAGVQVLVCDPAGPPVATEQDALDLIGAAFLGAQVVAVPASRLDERFFTLGTRFAGEVMQKFVNYRLRLAVVGDITRHLAASSALRALVEESNRAGHIWFLPDLDALDARLRGDTEGRRTA from the coding sequence ATGCCTGACGTCCTTCAGCAGCGGGCCGGGGTGCAGGTGCTGGTCTGCGACCCGGCCGGCCCGCCGGTGGCCACCGAGCAGGACGCGCTGGACCTGATCGGCGCGGCCTTCCTCGGCGCGCAGGTGGTGGCCGTCCCCGCGAGCCGGCTGGACGAGCGCTTCTTCACGCTGGGCACCCGCTTCGCCGGCGAGGTCATGCAGAAGTTCGTCAACTACCGGCTGCGGCTGGCCGTGGTCGGCGACATCACCCGGCACCTGGCCGCCAGCTCGGCCCTGCGCGCCCTGGTGGAGGAGTCGAACCGGGCCGGGCACATCTGGTTCCTGCCCGACCTCGACGCGCTCGACGCCCGGCTGCGCGGCGACACCGAGGGGCGTCGCACGGCCTGA
- a CDS encoding LysR family transcriptional regulator, with protein sequence MDLLRHLRHFVVVAEELHFGRAAELLGMAQPPLSQSIQRLERELAVELFDRSRRQVRLTTAGELLLAEAEELLAGEHRLRNVLRQVRDGALGVLRAGVPPETPAVSLRALLDRLADRAPGLDVELHELTSGEQERMLAEGRLDVGLLHHPVAADGLRFGAAVDVPLGVLLPRTSPLARAREVELAALVGLDLVTAPRATAPGWHDHLLDVCRRHGFTPARVRPARNPEFLFGLVLAGGGVAVEPAALGRREPRIAWRPVAGAPLVKRTSAAWPRRAAHPAAPMVGQLAAEVLAAADPPAPPAVPAPRPWRVLFDTAG encoded by the coding sequence GTGGACCTGCTCCGACACCTACGGCACTTCGTGGTGGTCGCCGAGGAGCTGCACTTCGGGCGCGCGGCCGAACTGCTGGGCATGGCGCAGCCGCCGCTGAGCCAGTCGATCCAGCGGCTGGAACGGGAGCTGGCGGTCGAACTGTTCGACCGGTCCCGCCGCCAGGTGCGGCTAACCACCGCCGGCGAGCTGCTGCTCGCCGAGGCCGAGGAACTGCTGGCCGGCGAGCACCGGCTGCGCAACGTGCTGCGCCAGGTACGCGACGGCGCGCTCGGCGTGCTGCGGGCCGGCGTGCCGCCGGAGACCCCGGCGGTGAGCCTGCGGGCGCTGCTGGACCGGCTGGCCGACCGGGCGCCCGGCCTGGACGTCGAACTGCACGAGCTGACCAGCGGCGAACAGGAGCGGATGCTCGCCGAGGGACGGCTGGACGTGGGGCTGCTGCACCACCCGGTCGCCGCCGACGGGCTGCGCTTCGGCGCGGCGGTGGACGTACCGCTGGGGGTGCTGCTGCCGCGGACCTCGCCGCTAGCCCGGGCCCGGGAGGTCGAGCTGGCCGCGCTGGTCGGCCTGGACCTGGTGACCGCGCCCCGGGCCACCGCGCCGGGCTGGCACGACCACCTGCTCGACGTCTGCCGCCGGCACGGTTTCACGCCGGCCCGGGTGCGCCCGGCCCGCAACCCAGAGTTCCTCTTCGGGCTGGTGCTGGCCGGCGGCGGGGTGGCCGTGGAGCCGGCGGCGCTGGGCCGCCGGGAGCCGCGGATCGCCTGGCGGCCGGTGGCCGGCGCCCCGCTGGTCAAGCGGACCTCGGCGGCGTGGCCGCGGCGGGCAGCGCACCCGGCCGCGCCGATGGTCGGGCAGCTCGCCGCTGAGGTGCTGGCCGCCGCCGACCCGCCGGCGCCACCGGCGGTGCCGGCGCCGCGGCCGTGGCGGGTGCTCTTCGACACCGCCGGCTGA
- a CDS encoding NADPH-dependent FMN reductase, translating into MDRLRLVVIIGSTREGRAGDRIARWFVDQAGRHDGLAVTVVDLADYDFPAGYPAEPTPAMRSFAGQVGRAEAFVVVTPEYNHSFPASLKQAIDYAYDEWQAKPVGFVSYGCGSVGLHAVDQLRTVFTALHTVTVRDVVAVDLLCGEPSPLAADELRRSARVLLDQLCWWGLALRDARAARPYVS; encoded by the coding sequence ATGGACCGACTGCGACTCGTCGTGATCATCGGCAGCACCCGCGAGGGGCGGGCGGGCGACCGGATCGCCCGCTGGTTCGTCGACCAGGCGGGGCGGCACGACGGGCTGGCGGTCACCGTGGTCGACCTCGCCGACTACGACTTCCCCGCCGGCTACCCGGCGGAGCCGACCCCGGCGATGCGGTCGTTCGCCGGGCAGGTCGGCCGGGCGGAGGCGTTCGTCGTGGTCACCCCGGAGTACAACCACAGCTTCCCGGCGTCGTTGAAACAGGCGATCGACTACGCGTACGACGAGTGGCAGGCGAAGCCGGTCGGTTTCGTGTCGTACGGCTGTGGTTCCGTCGGCCTGCACGCGGTCGACCAACTCCGGACGGTCTTCACCGCCCTGCACACGGTCACGGTGCGCGACGTCGTCGCCGTCGACCTGCTCTGCGGCGAGCCGTCCCCGCTGGCCGCCGACGAGTTGCGCCGGTCCGCCCGCGTCCTGCTCGACCAGCTCTGCTGGTGGGGCCTGGCGCTGCGCGACGCCCGCGCCGCGCGCCCGTACGTCTCCTGA
- a CDS encoding serine hydrolase, whose amino-acid sequence MTVRERIDGIFDRLGITPSLHVVELAGGRGGSAADGGREVAVRADEQVVIASIFKILLVLEFARQVVAGQLDPRERVLVTADDRLGGWGIAGCADDAEVSLRDLAYFAMSVSDNTAADLLLRRVGPDVLPMLAAELGLSRTRIVGGPRQLAESMLADVGARTEADFARIFPTLPVERVRAMRVFDPERTTSSTAREITRLLGLIWRDEAGPAEACAMVREWMSRQLFWTRLASGFPPGVRVAGKTGTLPGLHLEAGVAEYPDGGRYAIAVFARMADLATRRIDVDLAMGEAARTAVEALRAG is encoded by the coding sequence GTGACGGTGCGGGAGCGGATCGACGGGATCTTCGACCGGCTCGGCATCACCCCGAGCCTGCACGTGGTGGAGCTGGCCGGCGGCCGGGGCGGGTCGGCCGCGGACGGCGGCCGGGAGGTGGCGGTCCGGGCCGACGAGCAGGTGGTGATCGCTTCGATCTTCAAGATCCTGCTGGTGCTGGAGTTCGCCCGGCAGGTGGTCGCCGGTCAGCTCGACCCGCGCGAGCGGGTGCTGGTGACCGCCGACGACCGGCTCGGCGGCTGGGGGATCGCCGGCTGCGCCGACGACGCCGAGGTGTCGCTGCGCGACCTCGCGTACTTCGCCATGTCGGTGAGCGACAACACCGCCGCCGACCTGCTGCTGCGCCGGGTCGGCCCGGACGTGCTGCCGATGCTCGCCGCCGAGCTGGGGCTGTCCCGAACCCGGATCGTGGGTGGCCCCCGGCAGCTCGCCGAGTCGATGCTGGCCGACGTCGGCGCGCGGACCGAGGCGGACTTCGCCCGGATCTTCCCGACCCTGCCGGTCGAGCGGGTCCGGGCGATGCGGGTCTTCGATCCCGAGCGGACCACCTCCAGCACGGCGCGGGAGATCACCCGGCTGCTGGGCCTGATCTGGCGCGACGAGGCCGGCCCGGCCGAGGCGTGCGCGATGGTCCGGGAGTGGATGTCCCGGCAACTGTTCTGGACCCGGCTGGCCTCGGGTTTCCCGCCCGGCGTGCGGGTCGCCGGCAAGACCGGCACCCTGCCCGGGCTGCACCTGGAGGCGGGCGTCGCCGAGTACCCCGACGGCGGCCGGTACGCGATCGCCGTCTTCGCCCGGATGGCCGACCTGGCCACCCGGCGGATCGACGTGGACCTGGCCATGGGGGAGGCCGCCCGGACGGCCGTCGAGGCGCTGCGCGCGGGGTGA
- a CDS encoding ATP-binding cassette domain-containing protein — protein MSRRSTGPAIEAEGLAKSFGDTRALDGLDLTVPAGTVYGVLGPNGAGKTTAVRVLATLLRPDGGRARVFGHDVLTEADAVRARVSLTGQYASVDEDLTGLENLILLGRLLGHQKPAAKERAESLLAAFGLTEAADRQVKKYSGGMRRRIDIAASILNTPDLLFLDEPTTGLDPRSRNQVWEIVRAVVAHGTTVLLTTQYLDEADQLAGRIAVVDHGRVIAEGTPGELKASVGSGTVHLRLRDAHQRPEAERLLRAALDVPVQLEPDPVALTARVGGDGSDLDASEQAARVLGDLARAGIVVDNFSLGQPSLDEVFLALTDHPAVPADERDEQLEAAR, from the coding sequence ATGAGTAGACGCAGCACCGGCCCGGCCATCGAGGCCGAGGGGCTGGCCAAGTCGTTCGGGGACACCCGGGCGCTGGACGGCCTGGACCTCACGGTGCCCGCCGGCACTGTCTACGGGGTGCTCGGCCCGAACGGCGCCGGCAAGACCACCGCGGTACGGGTGCTGGCGACGCTGCTGCGCCCCGACGGCGGGCGGGCGCGGGTGTTCGGTCACGACGTGCTCACCGAGGCCGACGCGGTCCGGGCCCGGGTCAGCCTGACCGGCCAGTACGCCTCGGTGGACGAGGACCTGACCGGGCTGGAGAACCTGATCCTGCTCGGCCGGCTGCTCGGTCACCAGAAGCCGGCCGCCAAAGAGCGGGCGGAGAGCCTGCTCGCCGCGTTCGGGCTGACCGAGGCGGCCGACCGGCAGGTGAAGAAGTACTCCGGCGGCATGCGGCGACGCATCGACATCGCGGCCAGCATCCTCAACACCCCGGACCTGCTCTTCCTGGACGAGCCGACGACCGGGCTGGACCCGCGCAGCCGCAACCAGGTATGGGAGATCGTCCGGGCGGTGGTGGCGCACGGCACCACGGTGCTGCTGACCACCCAGTACCTGGACGAGGCCGACCAGTTGGCCGGCCGGATCGCGGTGGTCGACCACGGCCGGGTGATCGCCGAGGGCACCCCGGGCGAGCTGAAGGCCTCGGTCGGCTCCGGCACCGTCCACCTGCGGCTGCGCGACGCGCACCAGCGGCCGGAGGCCGAGCGGCTGCTGCGGGCGGCACTCGACGTGCCGGTGCAGCTCGAACCCGACCCGGTGGCGCTGACCGCGCGGGTCGGCGGCGACGGCAGCGACCTCGACGCCAGCGAGCAGGCCGCGCGGGTGCTCGGCGACCTGGCCCGCGCCGGCATCGTGGTGGACAACTTCTCCCTCGGCCAGCCGAGCCTGGACGAGGTCTTCCTGGCCCTGACCGACCACCCCGCCGTGCCGGCCGACGAGCGGGACGAGCAGCTGGAGGCAGCCCGATGA
- a CDS encoding aldo/keto reductase, protein MANTIPDITLNDGNTIPQFGFGVFQIEPKDTVAAVRTALEVGYRHIDTAEMYGNEAEVGQAIREAGLDRGEVFVTSKLNNGFHRPDDARKAFDSTLAALKTDYVDLFLIHWPLPTRYDGDFVSTWRTLEEFQRDGRARSIGVSNFQVPHLERLAAEARVVPAVNQVEVHPYFGNEQVRQYGRTHNIITEAWAPIAQGRVLDDPTVVDVAQEVGRTPAQVVLRWHVQRGDVVFPKSTTPARIEENFRIFDFELDDVAMERITALDKGASGRQGPDPDTFDYIPA, encoded by the coding sequence ATGGCGAACACCATCCCCGACATCACCCTCAACGACGGCAACACCATCCCCCAGTTCGGCTTCGGGGTGTTCCAGATCGAGCCGAAGGACACCGTGGCGGCGGTGCGCACGGCCCTCGAGGTCGGCTACCGGCACATCGACACCGCCGAGATGTACGGCAACGAGGCCGAGGTCGGGCAGGCGATCCGGGAGGCCGGGCTGGACCGCGGCGAGGTCTTCGTCACCAGCAAGCTGAACAACGGCTTCCACCGCCCGGACGACGCCCGCAAGGCGTTCGACTCGACGCTGGCCGCGCTGAAGACCGACTACGTCGACCTGTTCCTGATCCACTGGCCGCTGCCCACCCGCTACGACGGTGACTTCGTCTCGACCTGGCGGACGCTGGAGGAGTTCCAGCGCGACGGGCGGGCCCGCTCGATCGGGGTGTCGAACTTCCAGGTGCCGCACCTGGAGCGGCTGGCCGCTGAGGCCCGGGTGGTGCCGGCGGTGAACCAGGTCGAGGTGCACCCGTACTTCGGCAACGAGCAGGTGCGCCAGTACGGCCGGACGCACAACATCATCACCGAAGCGTGGGCGCCGATCGCGCAGGGCAGGGTGCTGGACGACCCGACGGTGGTCGACGTCGCCCAGGAGGTCGGCCGGACGCCGGCTCAGGTGGTGCTGCGCTGGCACGTGCAGCGCGGCGACGTCGTCTTCCCGAAGTCGACCACGCCGGCCCGGATCGAGGAGAACTTCCGGATCTTCGACTTCGAGCTGGACGACGTGGCGATGGAGCGGATCACCGCGCTGGACAAGGGCGCGTCGGGGCGGCAGGGGCCGGATCCGGACACCTTCGACTACATCCCGGCGTAA
- a CDS encoding SDR family oxidoreductase, giving the protein MTNMIALVTGANKGIGFETARQLAARGMTVLVGARDAERGRAAERRLRDGGAQARFLSLDVTDEESVATAAKLVDEEYGKLDVLVNNAGIVLSDGERALPSETTLATLRRVFETNVFGVVAVTNALLPLLLRAPAARIVNVSSEVGSIGTITDPESFIWRLTSVPYPTSKAALNMVTAMYAKELRDTPVKVNAANPGYCATDFNGHTGFRSPEQGAEVSVHLATLPADGPSGQLWGHLADSGGGYGVLPW; this is encoded by the coding sequence ATGACGAACATGATCGCCCTGGTCACCGGGGCCAACAAAGGAATCGGCTTCGAGACGGCCCGGCAGCTCGCCGCGCGCGGGATGACCGTGCTGGTGGGCGCGCGGGACGCCGAGCGGGGCCGGGCCGCCGAGCGGCGGCTGCGCGATGGCGGCGCGCAGGCCCGCTTCCTGTCGCTGGACGTGACCGACGAGGAGTCCGTGGCGACCGCCGCGAAGCTGGTGGACGAGGAGTACGGCAAGCTCGACGTGCTGGTCAACAACGCCGGCATCGTGCTCAGCGACGGCGAGCGGGCGCTGCCCAGCGAGACCACCCTGGCCACGCTGCGCCGGGTGTTCGAGACGAACGTCTTCGGCGTGGTGGCGGTCACCAACGCGCTGCTGCCGCTGCTGCTGCGGGCCCCGGCGGCGCGGATCGTGAACGTCTCCAGCGAGGTGGGTTCGATCGGCACCATCACCGACCCGGAGAGCTTCATCTGGCGGTTGACCTCGGTGCCGTACCCGACGTCGAAGGCGGCGCTGAACATGGTCACCGCGATGTACGCCAAGGAGCTGCGGGACACCCCGGTCAAGGTGAACGCGGCCAACCCCGGCTACTGCGCCACCGACTTCAACGGGCACACCGGTTTCCGCAGCCCGGAGCAGGGCGCCGAGGTGAGCGTCCACCTGGCGACGCTGCCGGCGGACGGCCCGTCCGGCCAGCTCTGGGGCCACCTCGCGGACAGCGGCGGCGGGTACGGCGTACTGCCCTGGTGA
- a CDS encoding MBL fold metallo-hydrolase produces the protein MPNLDRRRFLRDAAAGTALVSTAGLAGATLAAPAQAAPPAAAPVAAAPAGRRRGPVSFRWWGTSGWRVDIGDRTVLVDPYLSRIDTGLFTGAFNQSTSLEVDTSVVDALVDRAATVFVTHTHWDHYMDVPYIAGRTGARVFGTLTAYHLGLAHGVPSGQLSPVKGGEVLDFGDHTVEVVGALHSRNLSYSMAFPGVRVSPPPKPATIADLPEGDTLSYQLRVDGGPAVFFMGASDFVERNLTGLAPDVAMVALPSSTATADYAARLLAALDHPKVVVPVHFDNFETDLRNPVPVAPNDRERLDEFIATIRRVSPRSRVLVPEYGTAYHF, from the coding sequence ATGCCCAACCTGGACCGCCGCCGCTTCCTCCGCGACGCCGCCGCCGGCACCGCCCTGGTCTCCACCGCCGGGCTCGCCGGCGCCACCCTGGCCGCGCCGGCGCAGGCCGCGCCGCCGGCCGCCGCGCCGGTCGCGGCCGCCCCGGCCGGCCGGCGCCGTGGCCCGGTCAGCTTCCGCTGGTGGGGTACGTCGGGCTGGCGGGTCGACATCGGCGACCGGACCGTCCTGGTCGACCCCTACCTGAGCCGCATCGACACCGGGCTGTTCACGGGCGCCTTCAACCAGTCGACGTCGTTGGAGGTCGACACCTCGGTGGTCGACGCGCTGGTGGACCGGGCCGCGACGGTGTTCGTCACGCACACCCACTGGGACCACTACATGGACGTCCCGTACATCGCCGGCCGCACCGGCGCCCGGGTTTTCGGCACGCTGACCGCGTACCACCTGGGGTTGGCGCACGGGGTGCCGTCCGGGCAGCTCAGCCCGGTCAAGGGCGGGGAGGTGCTGGACTTCGGCGACCACACGGTGGAGGTGGTCGGCGCGCTGCACAGCCGCAACCTGTCGTACTCGATGGCCTTCCCGGGCGTACGGGTCAGCCCGCCGCCGAAGCCGGCGACCATCGCCGACCTGCCCGAGGGCGACACCCTGTCCTACCAGCTGCGGGTCGACGGCGGCCCGGCGGTGTTCTTCATGGGGGCCAGCGACTTCGTCGAGCGGAACCTGACCGGCCTCGCCCCGGACGTGGCCATGGTGGCGCTGCCGAGCAGCACCGCCACCGCCGACTACGCGGCCCGGCTGCTGGCCGCGCTGGACCACCCGAAGGTGGTGGTGCCGGTGCACTTCGACAATTTCGAGACCGACCTGCGCAACCCGGTGCCGGTGGCGCCGAACGACCGCGAGCGCCTCGACGAGTTCATCGCCACCATCCGGCGGGTGTCGCCGCGCAGCCGGGTGCTGGTGCCGGAGTACGGCACCGCGTACCACTTCTGA